One genomic window of Humidesulfovibrio mexicanus includes the following:
- a CDS encoding class II glutamine amidotransferase yields MKAPERYYDFQKDISGCGVFGVINKKRELIPGDVPIRAMACMHDRGNGLGGGFAAYGIYPDLADKYAFHLMCDTQSALDSAEQVIKHYFTVHEYHPIPTRKVVTIKNAPIVTRYFLSIKKDRPEEARELGEQDYVVGAVMHINHKVPGAFVFSSGKNMGAFKGVGFPEDIADFFRLEEYNAYIWTGHNRFPTNTPGWWGGAHPFTLLDWSIVHNGEISSYGINRRYLCEHNYLCTLMTDTEVVAYELDLLIRKHGLSKEMACKVFAPPFWDEIARMPKQEKEAYTALRMVYGQALLNGPFAILVADSTGLFGLNDRIKLRPLVVAEKGDAVFMSSEESSIREVQSDLDRVWMPKAGEPVIVHLEA; encoded by the coding sequence ATGAAAGCACCCGAACGGTATTACGACTTCCAGAAGGACATCTCCGGCTGTGGCGTCTTCGGGGTCATCAACAAGAAGCGTGAGCTCATCCCCGGCGACGTGCCCATCCGCGCCATGGCCTGCATGCACGACCGCGGCAACGGCCTGGGCGGCGGGTTCGCCGCGTACGGCATCTACCCGGACCTGGCCGACAAGTACGCCTTCCACCTCATGTGCGACACCCAGTCCGCGCTGGACAGCGCCGAGCAGGTGATCAAGCATTACTTCACCGTGCACGAGTATCACCCGATTCCCACCCGCAAGGTGGTGACCATCAAGAACGCGCCCATCGTCACCCGCTACTTCCTGTCCATCAAGAAGGACCGGCCCGAAGAAGCGCGCGAATTGGGCGAGCAGGACTACGTCGTGGGCGCGGTGATGCATATCAACCACAAGGTTCCCGGCGCATTTGTCTTTTCCAGCGGGAAGAACATGGGCGCCTTCAAGGGCGTGGGTTTCCCGGAGGACATCGCCGACTTCTTCCGCCTTGAGGAATACAACGCCTACATCTGGACTGGGCACAACCGCTTCCCGACCAATACTCCCGGCTGGTGGGGCGGTGCGCACCCCTTTACGCTGCTCGACTGGTCCATCGTGCACAACGGTGAAATCAGTTCCTATGGCATCAACCGCCGCTATCTGTGCGAACACAACTATTTGTGCACGCTCATGACCGACACCGAGGTGGTCGCCTACGAACTCGATCTGCTCATCCGCAAGCACGGGCTTTCCAAGGAGATGGCCTGCAAGGTCTTTGCACCGCCCTTCTGGGACGAGATAGCCCGTATGCCCAAGCAGGAAAAGGAGGCCTACACCGCGTTGCGCATGGTGTACGGCCAGGCCCTCTTGAACGGTCCCTTCGCCATCCTCGTGGCCGACAGCACCGGCCTTTTCGGCCTGAACGACCGCATCAAGCTGCGGCCGCTGGTCGTGGCCGAAAAAGGCGACGCGGTATTCATGTCGAGCGAGGAAAGCTCCATCCGCGAGGTCCAGAGCGACCTGGACCGCGTGTGGATGCCCAAGGCGGGCGAACCGGTCATCGTGCATCTGGAGGCGTAG
- a CDS encoding GltB/FmdC/FwdC-like GXGXG domain-containing protein encodes MAKTITLDAGGIYYRQLNEQIREAVAAGATKIVLNNINGQRYIAGAMEGKLSFEVNGVPGQDLCSFMRGPTVRVKANAQDGIGNTMDDGTIVIEGLAGDVVGYAMRGGKIFIKGDVGYRVGIHMKAYMDKLPTIVIGGKAGDFLGEYMAGGILLLLGMYSDKPTEPIAGRSLGTGMHGGVIYVRGEVPVEQIGPGLSAQPVDDADTAAITGIVKEYAKELGLDAKEILAADFVKIKPFSHRPYGNLYVPA; translated from the coding sequence ATGGCCAAGACTATCACCCTGGACGCTGGCGGCATCTATTACCGCCAGCTGAATGAGCAGATTCGTGAAGCCGTGGCCGCTGGCGCCACCAAGATCGTCCTGAACAACATCAATGGCCAGCGCTACATCGCCGGAGCCATGGAAGGGAAGCTCAGCTTCGAGGTCAACGGCGTGCCAGGGCAGGATTTGTGCTCGTTCATGCGTGGCCCGACGGTCCGCGTGAAGGCCAACGCCCAGGACGGCATCGGCAATACCATGGACGACGGCACCATCGTCATCGAAGGCTTGGCCGGCGATGTGGTCGGCTACGCCATGCGCGGCGGCAAGATCTTCATCAAGGGCGACGTGGGCTACCGGGTGGGAATTCATATGAAAGCCTACATGGACAAGCTTCCCACCATCGTCATCGGCGGAAAGGCCGGCGACTTTCTTGGCGAATATATGGCTGGCGGAATCCTTTTGCTTCTTGGAATGTATTCTGATAAGCCCACGGAACCGATCGCCGGACGCAGCCTGGGGACAGGCATGCACGGCGGGGTGATTTACGTGCGCGGCGAGGTTCCAGTGGAGCAGATCGGACCTGGGCTTTCCGCGCAGCCTGTGGATGATGCGGACACGGCCGCCATCACGGGTATCGTCAAGGAGTACGCCAAGGAACTTGGGCTTGACGCCAAGGAAATCCTGGCGGCTGATTTCGTGAAGATCAAGCCCTTCTCGCATAGGCCGTACGGCAACCTGTACGTGCCGGCATAG
- the yajC gene encoding preprotein translocase subunit YajC encodes MLFDNLAFAMGGAAGNGGAQGNPLGAFVPLILMFAIFYFLLIRPQQKKAKQHKEMINNLKIGDRIVTNGGLYGTIVRMKDATVIVEIADKVQVEMLRNTVADKAEAFEKLEKKEK; translated from the coding sequence ATGCTGTTTGACAATCTTGCCTTCGCCATGGGCGGCGCTGCCGGAAACGGCGGTGCTCAGGGCAACCCCCTTGGCGCTTTTGTGCCGCTCATCCTCATGTTCGCCATCTTCTACTTTCTGCTTATTCGGCCGCAGCAGAAAAAGGCCAAGCAGCATAAGGAGATGATCAACAACCTGAAGATCGGCGACCGCATCGTCACAAACGGCGGCCTGTATGGCACCATTGTCCGCATGAAGGACGCCACCGTCATCGTGGAGATTGCTGACAAGGTCCAGGTTGAGATGTTGCGCAACACCGTGGCCGACAAGGCCGAGGCCTTTGAAAAGTTGGAAAAGAAGGAAAAGTAG
- the secD gene encoding protein translocase subunit SecD, protein MYRNLRWRFLVTLAVMLVAVILVLPSVPGVTGTTLGKFLPDTAINLGLDLKGGIHLTLGVDVDKAMDNNMSSIGQDIKSTAREENLAVLKPNLLPGLRLECVLVGADKQTAFEKILSDQFGALKIDAKESLPEDRVRYVLSMTSEHKKYLSKLTLDQAVKTIRNRIDQFGVAEPDIRRQEGNRIQVQLPGMSDPERAIAVIGKTAHLEFKVVDDTVDPVSASQGLLGPGRELSVIKSRSGKSEVETPIVLKKDAVMTGEYITDARATIEQNNNQFSVSMTFNARGAKIFERVTEENIKKRLAIVLDGKCYSAPVIQDKIAGGKAQITGNFTQEEARDLAIVLRAGALPAPVTVLEQRTVGPTLGQESIDAGIMATAGAALAIVLFMTFYYRVAGLFANVVLVLNIILTLAGLAAFGATLTLPGIAGIILTIVTAVDANVLIYERIREELALGLKPADAVHKGYDRATLAILDANTTNALVAVILYQFGTGPIRGFAVTLVLGIIMSMFTAIFVSRILFDLYLSRRPADAVVSI, encoded by the coding sequence ATGTACCGCAATTTGCGCTGGCGTTTCCTTGTCACCCTTGCGGTGATGCTCGTGGCTGTGATTTTGGTGCTGCCCTCGGTGCCGGGCGTCACGGGCACGACTCTGGGCAAGTTCCTGCCCGATACCGCCATCAACCTTGGCCTGGACCTCAAGGGCGGCATCCACCTGACCCTGGGCGTGGACGTGGACAAGGCCATGGACAACAACATGTCCAGCATCGGCCAGGACATCAAGTCCACCGCGCGCGAGGAGAATCTCGCCGTGCTCAAGCCGAACCTGCTGCCCGGGCTGCGCCTTGAGTGCGTGCTTGTGGGCGCAGACAAGCAGACCGCCTTCGAGAAGATTCTTTCGGATCAGTTCGGTGCGCTAAAAATCGACGCCAAGGAGAGTCTGCCGGAGGATCGCGTGCGCTATGTGCTCTCCATGACCTCCGAGCACAAGAAGTACCTTTCCAAGTTGACCTTGGACCAGGCCGTCAAGACCATCCGGAACCGCATTGACCAGTTCGGCGTGGCCGAGCCTGACATCCGCCGCCAGGAAGGCAACCGCATCCAGGTGCAGCTCCCCGGCATGAGCGATCCCGAACGCGCCATCGCGGTTATCGGCAAGACCGCCCACCTAGAATTCAAGGTGGTCGATGATACTGTTGATCCCGTCAGCGCAAGCCAGGGCCTCCTCGGCCCTGGGCGCGAACTCTCGGTCATCAAGTCCCGCAGTGGCAAGTCCGAGGTCGAAACCCCCATTGTGCTCAAGAAGGATGCGGTGATGACCGGCGAGTACATCACCGACGCCCGCGCCACCATTGAGCAGAACAACAACCAGTTCTCCGTGAGCATGACCTTCAACGCCCGCGGGGCGAAGATATTCGAGCGCGTCACCGAGGAGAACATCAAGAAGCGCCTGGCCATCGTGCTGGACGGGAAGTGCTATTCCGCACCCGTCATCCAGGACAAGATCGCCGGGGGCAAGGCCCAGATTACGGGCAACTTCACCCAGGAAGAGGCGCGAGACCTGGCCATCGTGCTGCGCGCGGGGGCGCTGCCCGCACCCGTCACCGTGCTGGAGCAGCGTACCGTCGGCCCCACCCTCGGACAGGAGTCCATCGACGCGGGCATCATGGCCACGGCAGGCGCCGCGCTCGCCATCGTCCTGTTCATGACCTTCTACTACCGTGTGGCCGGACTTTTCGCCAACGTGGTGCTGGTGCTGAACATCATCCTCACCCTGGCCGGGCTCGCCGCCTTCGGCGCCACGCTCACCTTGCCGGGCATCGCGGGCATCATCCTCACCATCGTCACCGCGGTGGACGCCAACGTGCTCATCTACGAGCGCATCCGCGAGGAACTGGCCCTGGGGCTCAAGCCCGCAGATGCCGTGCACAAGGGCTATGACCGCGCCACCCTGGCCATTCTGGACGCCAACACCACCAATGCTCTGGTGGCGGTCATCCTGTACCAGTTCGGCACCGGCCCCATCCGTGGGTTCGCCGTCACCCTGGTGCTCGGCATCATCATGAGCATGTTCACGGCCATTTTCGTGTCGCGCATTCTCTTCGACCTGTATCTCTCCAGGCGCCCGGCCGACGCCGTCGTGAGCATCTAA
- the secF gene encoding protein translocase subunit SecF → MSFHIIKPGTNINFIGLRYYAFALSALMIIVGMVSLGLKGGPRYGIDFAGGVVIQAQFDAPTKLDDLKKTLEGTGLPGLVVQQMGQEKDNDFLIRTSISEGGSESVQKVVTTAISTEMGGVVPNYKRIEMVGPKVGEDLRGKALEAMYFAILLIAIYISGRFEHRWMAAGIMAAGLFGGIWALQYFHAPQMWLVLGALIITLVLCFLLKLNYALGAIVALIHDVLVTVGLFSIMNKEFDLTIIAALLTLIGFSLNDTIVVFDRIRELRGQKTGEPLSVIINNSVNQTLSRTVLTSGLACVAVGSLYLFGGQVIHDFALAMLIGVIVGTYSSVYVAAPIIVSLTPPDEDAGAAPLKAKTKIRMDPNGVV, encoded by the coding sequence ATGAGCTTCCACATCATCAAACCCGGCACCAACATCAACTTCATTGGGCTGCGGTACTACGCCTTCGCGCTCTCCGCCCTGATGATCATTGTGGGCATGGTTTCGCTTGGGCTTAAAGGCGGACCGCGCTACGGCATCGACTTCGCGGGCGGCGTCGTCATCCAGGCGCAGTTCGACGCGCCCACCAAGCTCGACGACCTCAAAAAGACGCTGGAGGGCACAGGGCTGCCAGGGCTTGTGGTGCAGCAGATGGGGCAGGAAAAGGACAACGACTTCCTCATCCGCACCAGCATTTCCGAAGGGGGCAGCGAATCCGTGCAGAAGGTCGTCACCACGGCCATCTCCACGGAAATGGGCGGCGTTGTCCCCAACTACAAGCGCATTGAAATGGTCGGCCCGAAGGTGGGCGAGGATCTGCGGGGCAAGGCGCTGGAGGCCATGTACTTCGCCATCCTGCTCATCGCCATCTACATTTCCGGGCGCTTCGAACACCGCTGGATGGCTGCGGGCATCATGGCCGCAGGGCTCTTCGGCGGCATATGGGCCCTCCAGTATTTTCACGCGCCGCAGATGTGGCTGGTGCTGGGCGCGCTCATCATCACCCTGGTGCTCTGCTTCCTGCTCAAGCTCAACTATGCGCTCGGGGCCATCGTGGCCCTCATACACGACGTTCTGGTCACGGTGGGCCTGTTCTCGATCATGAACAAGGAATTCGACCTGACCATCATCGCCGCGCTTCTGACCCTCATCGGCTTCTCGCTCAACGACACCATCGTCGTGTTCGACCGCATCCGCGAATTGCGTGGGCAGAAGACCGGCGAGCCGCTTTCGGTCATCATCAACAATAGCGTGAACCAGACCCTGTCCCGCACGGTGCTCACCTCCGGTCTTGCCTGCGTGGCCGTGGGCAGCTTGTACCTCTTCGGCGGGCAGGTCATTCACGACTTCGCCTTGGCCATGCTTATCGGCGTCATCGTCGGCACCTACTCGTCGGTGTATGTCGCCGCTCCCATCATCGTCAGCCTTACCCCGCCGGACGAGGATGCCGGAGCCGCACCGTTGAAGGCCAAGACAAAGATCCGCATGGATCCCAACGGGGTGGTGTAA
- a CDS encoding adenylate kinase, which produces MNILIFGPNGSGKGTQGTLVKAKYNLDHIESGAIFRKHIGGGTELGMKAKEYINRGELVPDDITIPMVLDVLKSSSVGGWLLDGFPRSLVQAEKLWEALQKDGVKLDFVIEILLPRQVAKNRIMGRRLCANDNNHPNNIFIDAIKPNGDVCRVCGGALSARADDQDEGAIDKRHDIYYDSKTGTLAAAYFYKDLAAKGSCKYIELNGEGSIDSIKQTLLAQLA; this is translated from the coding sequence ATGAATATTCTGATCTTCGGCCCCAACGGCAGCGGCAAAGGCACCCAGGGAACCCTGGTGAAGGCCAAGTACAACCTGGACCACATCGAGTCCGGCGCCATCTTCCGCAAGCACATCGGCGGCGGCACCGAACTCGGCATGAAGGCCAAGGAGTACATCAACCGCGGCGAGCTGGTGCCCGACGACATCACCATTCCGATGGTTCTGGATGTGCTGAAGAGCTCCAGCGTCGGCGGCTGGCTGCTCGACGGCTTCCCCCGCTCCCTTGTGCAGGCCGAGAAGCTCTGGGAAGCCCTGCAGAAGGACGGCGTGAAGCTCGACTTCGTCATCGAGATCCTGCTGCCCCGTCAGGTCGCCAAGAACCGCATCATGGGCCGCCGCCTCTGCGCCAACGACAACAACCACCCCAACAATATCTTCATCGACGCCATCAAGCCTAATGGCGATGTCTGCCGTGTCTGCGGCGGCGCGCTTTCCGCCCGCGCCGACGACCAGGATGAGGGCGCAATCGACAAGCGCCACGACATCTACTACGATTCCAAGACCGGCACCCTTGCCGCGGCCTACTTCTACAAGGATCTTGCCGCCAAAGGCTCCTGCAAGTACATTGAACTCAACGGCGAAGGCTCCATCGACTCCATCAAGCAGACCCTGCTTGCCCAACTGGCCTAG
- the tilS gene encoding tRNA lysidine(34) synthetase TilS, whose amino-acid sequence MLCHRSRGSLVAVHLDHCLRAESALDAAFVRNTCEKWDIPLVEERIDVGRMARDQGCGLEEAGRRARYDLLERVRQERDAQIVLLAHQLNDLAEDQLMRLVRGTGWPALGGMAAYDPERRLLRPLLLTPKAVLEDFLNAVKHPWREDTTNAEPCATRNRVRLDVLPSLLRENPAYLKAAARLWRQARIDQKHWDATLHAALPKPAPDTQEGERSLSSTLLSESSPPLRLRLYKSVLDSLGPGQSQCDALFRLDELWAMGVCGKTIRFPGDKEARIGKAGIRFRVIDRKKECG is encoded by the coding sequence ATGCTCTGCCACCGCAGCCGCGGCTCCCTGGTGGCGGTGCATCTTGATCATTGCCTGCGCGCAGAGTCTGCGCTGGATGCCGCTTTTGTCCGCAACACTTGTGAAAAATGGGACATACCACTTGTGGAGGAACGGATTGATGTGGGCCGCATGGCCCGCGACCAAGGCTGCGGCCTTGAGGAAGCAGGAAGGCGCGCCCGGTATGATCTGCTGGAACGCGTGCGCCAGGAGCGAGACGCCCAGATCGTGCTGCTGGCCCATCAGCTGAATGACCTGGCGGAGGACCAGCTTATGCGGCTTGTGCGCGGCACGGGGTGGCCTGCCCTGGGAGGAATGGCCGCGTACGATCCTGAGCGTCGGCTGTTGCGCCCCCTGCTGCTCACCCCTAAAGCAGTGCTTGAAGATTTCTTGAACGCCGTGAAACACCCCTGGCGCGAAGACACCACCAATGCCGAGCCCTGCGCAACCCGCAACCGCGTGCGCCTGGACGTTCTTCCCTCACTGCTGCGGGAAAACCCGGCCTACTTGAAGGCCGCAGCGCGCCTGTGGCGTCAGGCCCGGATTGACCAGAAGCACTGGGACGCGACGTTGCACGCAGCCCTGCCCAAGCCTGCACCAGACACGCAGGAAGGCGAACGCAGCCTGTCATCCACGCTCCTGAGCGAAAGCTCGCCCCCATTGCGCCTGCGACTGTACAAGAGCGTGCTGGATTCCCTTGGCCCCGGCCAGAGCCAGTGCGATGCGCTTTTCCGCCTTGATGAACTCTGGGCGATGGGTGTCTGCGGTAAAACAATTCGCTTTCCTGGGGACAAGGAGGCCCGCATCGGCAAGGCTGGCATCCGCTTCCGGGTCATTGACAGGAAAAAAGAGTGCGGATAA
- the hemA gene encoding glutamyl-tRNA reductase: protein MDKNIFLVGLNHRSAGVDVREKFALTNVADFELSLLESCPVREALALSTCNRVEILVVADAARSGNEDLGEAVLAHWAATCKGPLEVLRTHTYRHQGLDAVSHLFCVAASLDSMIMGEPQILGQLKNSYRKAVETGTARVVVNRLLHKSFSVAKRVRTETAIASSAVSISYAAVELAKKIFGELSGKTAMLIGAGEMAELAATHLLASGIDKLFICNRTYARAQELAKTMRGEAVFFEDMVQRLTGVDIVISSTGSPTAIIRAKDIREVLKKRRNRAMFFIDIAVPRDIDPDVNSLDNVYLYDIDDLKEVVEENISARKGEAVKARAIVNLETEAFAAWMKSLALQPTITDLLARAEDVGARELAKTLKRLGPVDDDTRQALEVLVASVGRKLLHEPICFLKRRTREEGSADRFIDMTRRIFNLDGDPVNPDAHLDRRGDETPLDCECCRDDESDRDSTGKQ, encoded by the coding sequence ATGGACAAGAATATTTTCCTCGTCGGCCTCAACCACCGCTCCGCCGGGGTGGATGTGCGCGAAAAGTTCGCCCTCACCAATGTTGCGGATTTCGAGCTGAGCCTTTTGGAATCCTGCCCGGTGCGCGAGGCGCTTGCCCTTTCCACCTGCAATCGCGTGGAGATCCTTGTGGTGGCTGATGCCGCCAGGAGCGGAAACGAAGATCTCGGAGAGGCGGTGCTTGCCCATTGGGCCGCCACCTGCAAAGGACCGCTGGAGGTTTTGCGCACCCACACGTACAGGCACCAGGGCCTCGACGCCGTGTCCCACCTGTTTTGCGTCGCCGCCAGCCTGGACTCCATGATCATGGGCGAACCGCAAATCCTCGGACAGCTCAAAAACAGCTATCGCAAGGCTGTGGAAACGGGAACGGCGCGTGTCGTCGTCAATCGCCTGCTGCACAAATCCTTCTCTGTGGCCAAACGCGTGCGCACCGAAACAGCCATCGCCTCAAGCGCCGTGTCCATCAGCTACGCGGCCGTCGAACTGGCGAAAAAAATCTTCGGCGAACTTTCCGGAAAAACGGCCATGCTCATTGGGGCCGGGGAAATGGCCGAACTGGCCGCTACGCATCTGCTGGCCTCCGGCATCGACAAGCTCTTCATTTGCAACCGCACCTACGCTCGCGCCCAGGAACTTGCCAAGACCATGCGCGGCGAAGCCGTCTTTTTCGAGGACATGGTCCAACGCCTCACCGGGGTGGACATCGTCATCAGCTCCACAGGATCGCCCACAGCCATCATCCGCGCCAAAGACATCCGCGAAGTGCTGAAAAAGCGCCGCAACCGGGCCATGTTCTTCATCGACATCGCCGTGCCCCGCGACATCGACCCTGACGTGAACAGCCTCGACAACGTCTACCTCTATGACATCGACGACCTGAAGGAAGTGGTTGAGGAAAACATCAGCGCACGCAAGGGCGAGGCTGTCAAGGCGCGCGCCATTGTGAACCTTGAAACCGAGGCTTTCGCAGCCTGGATGAAGTCGCTCGCCCTGCAGCCCACCATCACGGACCTGCTTGCCAGGGCCGAAGACGTTGGCGCCCGCGAACTGGCCAAGACGCTCAAACGCCTTGGCCCGGTTGATGACGACACGCGCCAGGCCCTGGAGGTGCTGGTGGCCAGCGTGGGCAGAAAACTCCTGCACGAGCCCATCTGCTTCCTCAAACGGCGCACCCGTGAGGAGGGCTCCGCCGACCGCTTCATCGACATGACGCGCCGCATCTTCAACCTTGACGGCGACCCGGTGAACCCGGACGCCCATCTTGATCGCCGTGGCGACGAAACCCCGCTTGATTGCGAATGTTGCCGGGACGACGAATCCGACCGCGACAGCACCGGCAAGCAATAG
- a CDS encoding cytochrome C assembly family protein produces the protein MALPDYLPMLVIGLYFLGTGLYVLGSALRKEKLKQAALLLAGGAFALHGADIVSQLAAGTAALTSARFLFCLLGFGILVIFLFLWWRLKLRFLAVVALPLALLFYATANAATGTNASLPPMLSGLFFLLHIGTLFASMALLAMGFGAGLAFLHLEKRIKTKTGLKQFQKDMPSLDTFDTVNHWVVVLGFPLYSLGLVSGFVWAWLASKRVFSFDPKEILAMVVLCLFASLFHMRLACGWRGRKPAVMTIVVFLLTVTSMLGINFLVSTTFHGFKP, from the coding sequence ATGGCCTTGCCTGATTATCTGCCGATGCTGGTCATCGGCCTGTATTTTCTGGGGACCGGGCTCTATGTCCTGGGTTCGGCCCTGCGCAAGGAAAAGCTGAAGCAGGCGGCGCTGCTGCTTGCGGGAGGCGCCTTCGCGCTGCATGGAGCCGATATTGTCTCGCAATTGGCCGCCGGGACCGCCGCACTCACCTCGGCGCGCTTCCTGTTCTGTCTGCTGGGCTTTGGCATCCTCGTCATCTTTCTTTTCCTGTGGTGGAGGCTCAAGCTGCGCTTTCTCGCCGTGGTGGCGCTGCCCTTGGCGCTTCTGTTCTATGCCACGGCCAATGCGGCAACGGGCACCAACGCAAGTCTGCCGCCCATGCTTTCCGGCCTGTTCTTCCTCCTGCACATTGGCACGCTCTTCGCCAGCATGGCGCTACTGGCCATGGGCTTCGGGGCCGGCCTGGCCTTCCTGCACCTGGAAAAACGCATCAAGACCAAGACGGGGCTCAAACAATTCCAGAAGGACATGCCCTCCCTGGACACCTTCGACACCGTCAACCACTGGGTAGTGGTGCTGGGATTCCCCCTGTACAGTCTGGGCCTTGTTTCCGGCTTTGTGTGGGCTTGGCTGGCGAGCAAACGCGTTTTCTCCTTTGATCCAAAGGAAATTCTGGCCATGGTGGTGCTGTGCCTGTTCGCCAGCCTGTTCCACATGCGCTTGGCTTGCGGCTGGCGCGGCCGCAAACCAGCGGTCATGACCATCGTCGTGTTCCTGCTGACGGTGACCTCGATGCTGGGCATCAACTTCCTGGTCTCCACAACCTTCCACGGGTTCAAACCGTAA
- a CDS encoding precorrin-2 dehydrogenase/sirohydrochlorin ferrochelatase family protein: protein MRRYPMFVNLEGRHCLVVGAGQVGLRKIRSLAECGASPLTIIDTRQPDAALLELAKRPGVRLLNRRFEDSDLDGVFLAIAATSDGTLNRRIASSCTDRGVLCNVIDAPEAGNFIVPSSVVRGDLTIAVSTGGASPALTKRIRKDLQERFGEEYAQLLTLMGHLRPAVLAIGQGAPENATLFRTLVGSRLLEAFRREDRPLAESELVTILPRELHHLIPELLDGLA, encoded by the coding sequence ATGCGGCGCTATCCAATGTTCGTGAACCTGGAGGGAAGGCACTGCCTGGTGGTAGGCGCAGGGCAAGTGGGCCTGCGCAAGATCCGCTCCCTGGCAGAATGCGGTGCTTCGCCGCTGACCATCATCGACACCCGACAGCCGGACGCCGCGCTCCTTGAATTGGCCAAGCGTCCCGGCGTGCGCCTCCTGAATCGGCGCTTCGAGGACTCCGATCTGGATGGCGTGTTCCTTGCCATCGCGGCCACCAGCGACGGGACCTTGAACCGACGCATCGCATCCAGCTGTACTGATCGGGGTGTGCTCTGCAACGTAATAGACGCCCCCGAAGCCGGGAACTTCATCGTGCCCTCCAGCGTGGTGCGCGGCGACCTCACCATCGCCGTGTCCACGGGAGGCGCAAGCCCCGCGCTGACCAAACGCATTCGAAAAGACTTGCAGGAACGGTTCGGAGAGGAGTACGCACAGCTCTTGACGCTCATGGGGCATCTGCGTCCGGCAGTCCTTGCCATTGGCCAGGGCGCGCCGGAGAACGCCACGCTGTTTCGGACGCTGGTCGGATCGCGGCTGCTTGAGGCGTTCCGACGCGAAGACAGGCCCCTTGCCGAATCCGAACTCGTGACCATCTTGCCCAGGGAACTGCACCACCTCATTCCGGAGTTGCTCGATGGCCTTGCCTGA